Proteins from a genomic interval of Fundulus heteroclitus isolate FHET01 chromosome 21, MU-UCD_Fhet_4.1, whole genome shotgun sequence:
- the LOC118556996 gene encoding uncharacterized protein LOC118556996, whose product MAGLVLLVKISPRMSRKVTLPEVPGSVEQLQNVLQENLQLQGSFTLQYEDPGFNNALCNLIDIHELPPERAILHILWDESAVVLQESDSFDSGSSLDTASLSSRESHQSPSAFIKNYLRNVSEWPSPFPIPPFSYDVELKLRKGNEAYGETKKGISLTRDMKTDILDKIAQAVFEVKAYPDQDQIESVASALINRHPCLREPGSETGYEGWKMSIKYKLGNYRSKLRQAGCIEVSINKKKRSSEDDGAGSSLKRAKRGEINHVPDHPENHNDYSLEDERLALVEEFKKKSKNVALIRQKMELTFSLRRKEIVELQPMVSEVLVRWPALFCEAEIREEFYRITNNNLMDNFRAALHQHTCRLLRLYRGRRTAFSSEMDQLLNSLDQETSDITALRQTAALKGLPLYLCDSQEKLFRNCFDTDPEEEQTKGLTAGVLTVLEDDDSAAPQSVVNVAVVVEEEIVLQDLPDLPTAFGYLFGLIYALNLKYPKDLRYTFETIQKVFMELGTDLSARVRSLKNKLLE is encoded by the exons ATG GCTGGATTAGTACTGCTGGTGAAAATCTCCCCAAGAATGTCCCGTAAAGTGACACTTCCTGAAGTACCTGGTTCGGTTGAGCAGTTGCAAAACGTTCTTCAGGAAAATCTTCAACTTCAAGGCAGTTTTACACTACAATATGAGGACCCAGGCTTTAATAATGCTCTCTGTAATTTGATTGACATCCATGAGTTGCCACCTGAGCGTGCTATCTTGCACATTCTTTGGGATGAGTCTGCAGTTGTTCTGCAAGAGTCAGACTCTTTTGATTCAGGGTCTTCCCTGGATACAGCCAGTTTATCCAGCAGAGAGTCACACCAGAGTCCCTCAGCTTTTATTAAGAACTATCTGCGAAATGTCTCAGAATGGCCTTCACCTTTTCCGATCCCACCCTTCTCCTATGATGTGGAGCTTAAGCTGCGTAAAGGCAATGAAGCATATGGAGAGACCAAGAAAGGTATCAGCTTAACAAGAGACATGAAGACAGACATTTTGGACAAGATTGCTCAAGCAGTCTTTGAAGTGAAAGCCTATCCTGATCAAGACCAGATTGAGTCAGTTGCTTCTGCTCTCATCAATAGACACCCCTGCCTTCGAGAACCAGGCAGTGAAACGGGGTATGAAGGATGGAAAATGAGCATAAAATACAAACTTGGCAATTACAGGTCCAAGCTGCGTCAGGCAGGCTGTATCGAGGTAAGCATTAACAAGAAAAAGAGGAGCAGTGAAGATGATGGTGCCGGTTCTTCTCTGAAGAGAGCAAAGCGAGGCGAGATTAACCACGTCCCTGACCATCCAGAAAACCATAATGATTATTCACTGGAGGATGAAAGACTGGCTCTGGTTGAAGAGTTTAAGAAGAAGAGCAAGAATGTTGCACTCATCAGGCAAAAGATGGAGTTGACTTTCTCTTTGAGACGCAAGGAGATCGTGGAGCTGCAGCCTATGGTGTCAGAGGTTCTGGTGCGGTGGCCTGCTCTGTTTTGTGAGGCAGAG ATAAGGGAGGAGTTTTATCGCATCACAAACAACAACCTAATGGACAACTTCAGAGCTGCCCTTCATCAGCACACTTGCAGGCTCCTGAGACTCTATCGGGGGAGGAGGACAGCTTTTTCATCTGAGATGGATCAGCTCCTTAACAGCCTGGATCAAGAG ACATCTGACATCACTGCACTTCGACAAACTGCAGCATTGAAGGGCCTTCCCTTGTATCTCTGTGACAGTCAGGAGAAGCTCTTCAGGAACTGTTTT GACACTGACCCAGAAGAGGAGCAGACGAAGGGCCTCACTGCGGGTGTCCTCACTGTGTTGGAGGATGATGACAGCGCAGCTCCTCAAAGTGTGGTgaatgttgctgttgttgtggaAGAAGAGATTGTCCTTCAAGATCTCCCTGACCTGCCAACTGCTTTTGGTTACCTCTTTGGACTGATCTATGCGTTGAACCTTAAGTACCCTAAAGATCTCAGGTACACATTTGAAACTATTCAGAAGGTTTTCATGGAACTTGGTACAGATCTCTCTGCAAGGGTAAGATCCCTCAAAAACAAACTCCTTGAGTGA